The following proteins come from a genomic window of Geomonas sp. RF6:
- a CDS encoding DUF3300 domain-containing protein, whose product MKKSLVAVLVPLCLLVLLTGSAAHADSARPGYQSTGRLAPEELEELLAPIALYPDPLLAQLLPAATFTDQIVYAARFLERYGSSARIDGEEWDVSVKAIAHYPEVLFMMEREYQWTVTVGQAFLNQEPEVLDAIQRLRERAYAAGKLRSTREEQVIVQAGYIRIVPADPLYLYVPRYDPRTVYLEERPDDAPPITYGFGFTIGSWLNRDCDWGGRRVYYHGWRDRGWVKRSRPHVQLRNKAYVGDKAKEIRIDRSVAARDNSRYRQELRTSSRSAARPAESPAVRVRRGPQLRPPAGGAQPGGNAPAGREAPRTHAPATSSHSPASPSPASPSPSPSPATTAPAPTTAPAAPPAPAPATPAVPFPHAIAPDTRGR is encoded by the coding sequence ATGAAAAAGAGCCTCGTCGCAGTCCTGGTTCCTCTCTGCCTCCTGGTGTTACTCACCGGCAGCGCAGCGCACGCCGACAGCGCTCGCCCCGGGTACCAGTCGACAGGAAGGCTGGCACCGGAGGAGCTGGAAGAGCTGCTGGCGCCGATCGCGCTCTACCCCGACCCGCTCCTCGCCCAGCTCCTTCCCGCCGCCACCTTCACCGACCAGATCGTCTACGCCGCCCGCTTCCTGGAGCGCTACGGGAGCTCTGCGCGAATAGACGGGGAGGAGTGGGACGTGAGCGTGAAGGCGATCGCCCACTACCCGGAGGTCCTCTTCATGATGGAGCGGGAATACCAGTGGACGGTGACCGTGGGGCAGGCGTTCCTGAACCAGGAACCGGAGGTGCTGGACGCGATCCAGCGGCTGCGCGAGAGGGCTTACGCAGCAGGGAAGCTCCGCTCCACGAGGGAGGAGCAGGTCATCGTGCAGGCCGGATATATCCGGATCGTCCCCGCTGACCCGCTCTATCTCTACGTGCCGCGCTACGACCCTCGGACCGTGTACCTGGAGGAGCGCCCCGACGACGCGCCCCCCATCACCTACGGATTCGGCTTCACCATCGGATCCTGGCTGAACAGGGACTGCGACTGGGGGGGACGACGCGTCTACTACCACGGCTGGCGCGACCGCGGCTGGGTGAAACGCTCGCGCCCCCACGTGCAGCTCCGCAACAAGGCGTACGTCGGCGACAAGGCAAAGGAGATCAGGATCGACCGCTCCGTCGCCGCGCGCGACAACAGCCGGTATCGGCAGGAACTGCGCACTTCCTCCAGGAGCGCCGCGCGCCCGGCGGAATCACCGGCGGTGAGGGTCCGCCGGGGACCGCAGCTGCGCCCGCCTGCAGGGGGAGCACAACCGGGGGGGAATGCCCCCGCAGGAAGGGAAGCTCCGCGCACGCACGCCCCCGCTACATCTTCCCACTCACCTGCTTCCCCCTCCCCTGCGTCACCGTCACCGTCACCGTCACCGGCGACGACGGCGCCCGCGCCGACGACAGCGCCAGCGGCACCCCCAGCACCCGCCCCCGCGACGCCGGCGGTTCCCTTCCCCCACGCCATCGCACCGGACACCCGCGGCAGATAA
- a CDS encoding [Fe-Fe] hydrogenase large subunit C-terminal domain-containing protein, which produces MKKKLAKVIEVSSDKCVNCHACITACPVKYCNDGSGDAVEIDHDICIACGSCLTACTHNARLPLDDFDLFLRDLQGGARIVAIVAPAVAANFPGEYLQLNGWLKSLGVEGIFDVSFGAELTVKSYLEHIDKNKPRTVIAQPCPAIVSFIQIYRPQLIKHLAPADSPMLHTVKMIKRFYPQYSNYKVAVLSPCLAKKREFEETGLGDYNVTYRAVADYLAASKIRLADFPPLDYDNPPAERAVLFSTPGGLLRTASREVPEIGLVTRKIEGVATIYHYLKKLTEGIEKGSAPLLVDCLNCEMGCNGGPGTLNQQKSPDEVEELIEKRNQEMQGRHRKSGPFANARGKRALKKLVEKYWEPGLYQRSYLDLSGNNTLKKPSERELSEVYRRMAKFSEADLYNCSACGYGECRGMATAVFNGLNKPENCHYYKEHQIVVEKEQIEELKSTIESRREDEIAIAGNVTTALTEMDATNASVAQMSRALMELFQSQEAEFAQLVKEVQGSSETTEKFAPIATAIEDIADKTNLLALNASIEAARAGDVGRGFAVVANEVKALAETSRKEAAKIKPYSDELRIVYGRIRQKAEAACTSFASTAQLVTDVSRSTEQMSQVTTEISSEAQKLTHS; this is translated from the coding sequence ATGAAGAAGAAACTGGCGAAGGTTATCGAAGTAAGCAGTGACAAGTGTGTGAACTGCCACGCCTGTATCACCGCCTGCCCGGTGAAGTACTGCAACGACGGCAGCGGCGACGCCGTGGAGATCGACCACGACATCTGCATCGCCTGCGGCAGTTGCCTTACCGCCTGCACCCACAATGCCAGGTTGCCGCTGGACGACTTCGACCTCTTCCTGCGCGATCTGCAGGGGGGGGCGAGGATCGTGGCGATCGTCGCCCCGGCTGTGGCGGCAAACTTTCCCGGCGAATACCTCCAGCTGAACGGCTGGCTGAAGTCACTCGGGGTGGAAGGTATATTCGACGTGAGCTTTGGGGCCGAGCTGACGGTGAAGAGCTACCTTGAGCACATCGATAAGAACAAGCCGCGCACCGTCATAGCCCAGCCCTGCCCCGCCATCGTAAGTTTCATCCAGATCTACCGTCCCCAGCTCATAAAGCACCTTGCCCCCGCAGACAGCCCGATGCTGCACACGGTGAAGATGATCAAGCGCTTCTACCCGCAGTACAGCAACTACAAGGTCGCCGTTCTCTCCCCCTGCCTCGCAAAGAAGCGGGAGTTCGAGGAGACCGGTCTTGGCGACTACAATGTCACCTACCGCGCCGTGGCGGACTATCTCGCCGCCTCGAAGATCAGGCTCGCCGACTTCCCCCCCCTCGACTACGACAATCCCCCCGCCGAGCGGGCCGTCCTCTTCTCCACCCCGGGAGGGCTTTTGCGCACGGCATCCCGGGAGGTACCGGAGATCGGGTTGGTGACCAGGAAGATCGAAGGGGTTGCTACGATCTACCACTACCTGAAGAAGCTCACGGAAGGGATAGAGAAAGGGAGCGCGCCGCTCCTGGTCGACTGCCTGAACTGCGAGATGGGGTGCAACGGCGGGCCGGGGACCCTGAACCAGCAGAAGTCTCCGGACGAGGTCGAGGAGCTGATCGAGAAGCGAAACCAGGAGATGCAGGGGAGACACCGGAAGAGCGGCCCCTTCGCGAACGCGCGGGGGAAGCGGGCCCTGAAGAAGCTGGTGGAGAAGTATTGGGAGCCGGGGCTGTACCAGAGGAGCTATCTCGACCTGTCAGGGAACAACACGCTCAAAAAGCCGAGCGAGCGCGAGCTCTCCGAGGTGTACCGCAGGATGGCGAAGTTCTCCGAAGCCGACCTGTACAACTGCAGCGCCTGCGGCTACGGGGAATGCAGGGGAATGGCCACCGCCGTTTTCAACGGGCTGAACAAGCCGGAGAACTGCCACTACTACAAGGAACATCAGATCGTGGTGGAAAAGGAGCAGATAGAGGAGCTGAAAAGCACCATCGAAAGCAGGCGGGAGGACGAGATCGCCATCGCGGGGAACGTCACCACGGCCCTCACCGAGATGGACGCCACCAACGCCTCGGTGGCACAGATGTCCAGGGCGCTGATGGAGCTTTTCCAGAGCCAGGAAGCGGAGTTCGCGCAGCTCGTGAAGGAAGTCCAGGGCTCCAGCGAGACGACGGAAAAGTTCGCACCTATCGCCACCGCCATAGAGGACATAGCGGACAAGACGAACCTCCTCGCGCTGAACGCCTCCATCGAGGCGGCACGTGCCGGCGACGTGGGGCGCGGCTTTGCCGTGGTGGCAAACGAGGTAAAGGCCCTCGCGGAGACCTCCCGCAAGGAGGCGGCGAAGATAAAGCCGTATTCCGACGAGCTGAGGATCGTGTACGGCAGGATCAGGCAAAAGGCGGAAGCCGCCTGCACCAGCTTCGCCAGCACCGCACAGCTGGTGACGGACGTGAGCCGTTCCACCGAGCAGATGTCACAGGTAACGACCGAGATAAGCAGCGAAGCGCAAAAGCTGACGCACAGCTAG
- a CDS encoding SLBB domain-containing protein, translating to MKKSFTAVALALVTSFTSTSMAATFPPATSPAQTTALSAFPAQPPQLPAGALSGAVSGAGLTLRSGVPNQQPQSTVPAARPEPAPPVQPQTQPSQRGSQEQPVAQAGGQGTPAENAASQPEQRSPLERALAEDVPRSDKVMQSQQFQIGEISQFGYSFFRPDSTGFAPQTDVPVGPEYVVGAGDRLVVNIWGSFDGSYELEVGRGGEIVLPRGGAVKVAGLPFGSLPDLFRAKLGRTYRDFQLSVTMAKTRLIKVYVVGQVNAPGDYTVSSMSTLINALSAAGGPTKNGSLRNIKINRNGKVIDTVDLYDFFLKGNKGRDIRLQPGDTVLVPVIGPVAGVAGNVRRPALYELKGERTLKELLELADGINPTGYLQRVQLSRVQAHAKKVVQDVSLDPQRGKSVEQVTAGIAIQDMDMVKIFPIDNTMRDYVRLEGYLLRPGDYALAKETRLSSLLKAAEPLPEYYAAAGQITRLYPPDLHPEIIYFNVDRAMSGDPEHDLALAEFDKVKVFARWEMEELPTVRVSGEVQKPGTFRLFNNMTVRDLLMQAGNVKATAYLKNAEITRLRRSGSAVTSYSVTVDLASVLKGEGNQKLEPFDELYVRRIPNWAEETDRYITLKGEFVFPGSYPIYRGERLSSVIRRAGGFTDKAFLRGAKFLRTQVRELQQKRMDEMLQRTEAELLKKQGELSSQASSKEELEATKASIESMMKSIDLLKEKKAEGRLVIHLKKPQELEGTPFDLEANGGDVIEVPSDPQTVSVLGQVFNPTSFVYTPGDNVQAYLKRSGGLTREAETRDIYLIKADGSVVSRQSSGGGFLGFGGFLSKALDSGDTVVVPQRMEKVAWMRDLKDIATILGQIAVTAGVVLAAGL from the coding sequence ATGAAGAAAAGTTTTACTGCCGTTGCCTTAGCTCTTGTTACCTCTTTCACCAGCACCTCGATGGCCGCAACCTTTCCTCCGGCTACGTCCCCTGCGCAAACGACCGCACTTTCCGCCTTCCCGGCGCAGCCCCCGCAGCTTCCCGCCGGCGCGTTGTCCGGCGCGGTTTCCGGTGCAGGGCTCACCCTCCGCTCCGGGGTGCCGAACCAGCAGCCGCAGAGCACCGTGCCTGCCGCGCGCCCTGAACCCGCCCCCCCGGTCCAGCCTCAGACGCAGCCGTCCCAGCGAGGGTCCCAGGAGCAGCCCGTGGCGCAGGCGGGGGGGCAGGGGACCCCTGCGGAGAACGCGGCCTCGCAGCCCGAGCAGCGCTCACCCCTCGAGCGCGCCCTTGCCGAGGACGTCCCCCGCAGCGACAAGGTCATGCAGTCGCAGCAGTTTCAGATAGGGGAGATCTCCCAGTTCGGCTACTCCTTCTTCCGTCCCGACAGCACCGGCTTCGCGCCCCAGACCGACGTCCCGGTCGGCCCGGAGTACGTCGTGGGGGCGGGGGACCGGCTGGTGGTGAATATCTGGGGCAGCTTCGACGGGAGCTACGAGCTCGAGGTCGGCCGCGGCGGGGAGATCGTGCTGCCGCGCGGAGGGGCCGTGAAGGTGGCGGGTCTTCCCTTCGGCTCCCTCCCCGATCTCTTCCGCGCAAAACTGGGGCGCACCTACCGCGACTTCCAGCTCAGCGTCACGATGGCGAAGACGAGGCTCATCAAGGTCTACGTGGTCGGGCAGGTCAATGCCCCCGGCGACTACACCGTAAGTTCCATGTCCACCCTCATAAACGCCCTCTCCGCCGCAGGGGGCCCCACCAAGAACGGCTCCCTGCGCAATATAAAGATCAACCGCAACGGCAAGGTGATAGACACGGTCGACCTCTACGACTTCTTCCTCAAGGGGAACAAGGGGCGCGACATCCGCCTGCAGCCGGGGGACACCGTGCTCGTCCCGGTGATCGGCCCCGTCGCCGGGGTCGCAGGGAACGTGCGGCGTCCGGCGCTTTACGAGCTGAAGGGTGAGCGGACCCTGAAGGAACTTCTCGAGCTCGCCGACGGCATCAACCCCACAGGGTACCTGCAGAGGGTCCAGCTTTCCCGGGTGCAGGCACACGCGAAGAAGGTGGTGCAGGACGTAAGCCTCGACCCCCAGCGGGGGAAAAGCGTGGAGCAGGTCACCGCCGGCATCGCGATCCAGGACATGGACATGGTGAAGATCTTCCCGATCGACAACACCATGCGTGACTACGTGAGGCTCGAGGGGTACCTGCTGCGTCCCGGCGATTACGCTCTGGCGAAGGAGACGAGGCTGAGCTCGCTCCTTAAGGCCGCGGAACCCCTCCCGGAGTACTACGCAGCGGCGGGGCAGATCACCAGGCTCTACCCTCCCGACCTCCATCCGGAAATCATCTACTTCAACGTGGATCGGGCTATGAGCGGCGACCCGGAGCACGACCTCGCCCTTGCGGAGTTCGACAAGGTGAAGGTATTCGCCCGGTGGGAGATGGAGGAGCTCCCGACGGTGCGGGTGAGCGGCGAGGTGCAAAAGCCGGGGACCTTCCGCCTCTTCAACAACATGACGGTGCGCGACCTCCTCATGCAGGCCGGAAACGTGAAGGCTACCGCCTATCTGAAGAACGCCGAGATCACGAGGCTCAGGCGCAGCGGCTCCGCGGTTACCTCCTACTCCGTAACGGTGGACCTGGCGAGCGTACTGAAAGGGGAGGGTAACCAGAAGCTGGAGCCGTTCGACGAGCTGTACGTGCGCCGCATCCCCAACTGGGCGGAGGAGACGGACCGCTACATCACCCTCAAGGGGGAGTTCGTCTTCCCCGGTTCGTACCCCATCTACCGCGGCGAGCGGCTGAGCAGCGTCATCCGGCGTGCCGGCGGTTTTACCGACAAGGCGTTCCTGAGAGGGGCGAAGTTTTTGAGGACGCAGGTGCGGGAGCTGCAGCAAAAAAGGATGGACGAGATGCTGCAGCGCACCGAGGCCGAGCTTCTCAAAAAGCAGGGGGAGCTCTCCTCGCAGGCGAGTTCCAAGGAGGAGCTGGAGGCGACTAAGGCCTCCATCGAGTCGATGATGAAGTCGATCGACCTCCTGAAGGAGAAAAAGGCGGAAGGGCGCCTGGTGATCCACCTCAAAAAGCCGCAGGAACTGGAAGGGACCCCCTTTGACCTGGAGGCGAACGGCGGCGACGTCATCGAGGTCCCCTCCGACCCGCAGACCGTCTCCGTGCTGGGGCAGGTATTCAACCCCACGAGCTTCGTGTACACCCCCGGCGACAACGTCCAGGCGTACCTGAAGCGGTCCGGCGGGCTGACCCGCGAGGCCGAGACGAGGGACATCTACCTCATAAAGGCGGACGGCAGCGTCGTCAGCCGTCAGAGCTCGGGGGGCGGTTTCCTGGGCTTCGGCGGCTTCCTCTCCAAGGCACTCGACTCCGGCGACACCGTAGTCGTGCCGCAACGGATGGAGAAGGTTGCCTGGATGCGGGACCTGAAGGACATCGCCACCATCCTCGGCCAGATCGCGGTGACGGCGGGGGTCGTTCTGGCAGCCGGGCTGTAG